A stretch of the TM7 phylum sp. oral taxon 349 genome encodes the following:
- the rpoD gene encoding RNA polymerase sigma factor RpoD, with amino-acid sequence MSAAPADDFTNQDFDGPAADDLMDEDTPEDILNAHQYFDDISDDSVRLHLREIGKIPLLSAEEELALAQRVKDGDKKAKDKMAEANMRLVVSIAKRYSGRGLDFLDLIQEGHTGLLRAVEKFDPDKGFKFSTYATWWIRQAITRAIADQARTIRIPVHMVETINKLLRTQRRMTQDLNREPTIEELAKELDMEPDKVEYVMKIKQDISSLDAGVGRDGEEDGESVLGDFIEDEDTISPEEAASNELLKEQVQDLLSTLSDREQKIIRMRFGLDGGKSHTLEEVGQEFAVTRERIRQIEAKALAKLRKHKDAKKLFEYLR; translated from the coding sequence ATGTCCGCAGCACCAGCGGATGATTTTACAAACCAGGATTTTGACGGGCCGGCCGCCGATGACTTGATGGACGAAGATACGCCGGAGGATATCCTGAACGCGCACCAGTATTTTGATGATATCTCGGATGATTCGGTGCGCTTGCACCTGCGGGAAATTGGTAAAATTCCATTGCTTAGCGCCGAAGAAGAACTGGCGCTTGCTCAGCGCGTGAAAGATGGCGACAAAAAGGCGAAGGATAAAATGGCGGAAGCAAATATGCGCCTTGTTGTATCAATTGCAAAGCGCTATAGCGGACGCGGGCTTGATTTTCTTGATTTGATCCAAGAAGGGCACACGGGATTATTGCGTGCTGTTGAAAAGTTTGATCCGGATAAGGGATTCAAGTTTAGCACCTATGCTACCTGGTGGATTCGCCAAGCGATTACGCGCGCCATTGCCGACCAGGCGCGTACGATTCGCATTCCTGTCCATATGGTTGAGACGATTAACAAGCTGTTGCGCACGCAGCGCCGCATGACGCAAGATTTGAACCGCGAACCAACAATTGAGGAGCTCGCTAAAGAGCTTGATATGGAGCCGGATAAGGTTGAATACGTCATGAAGATCAAGCAAGATATTTCTAGCCTTGATGCGGGCGTTGGGCGTGACGGCGAAGAAGATGGCGAGTCGGTGCTGGGCGATTTTATTGAAGACGAAGACACGATTAGTCCGGAAGAAGCGGCATCAAACGAGCTATTGAAAGAACAAGTGCAAGATTTGCTTAGCACGCTGAGCGACCGTGAACAAAAGATTATTCGTATGCGCTTTGGGTTAGACGGCGGCAAAAGCCACACGCTTGAGGAAGTTGGGCAAGAATTTGCGGTGACGCGCGAGCGCATTCGCCAAATTGAAGCAAAAGCTCTTGCTAAACTACGCAAGCACAAAGATGCGAAAAAATTATTTGAATATTTGCGCTAG
- a CDS encoding tRNA pseudouridine(55) synthase TruB: protein MHDGIILIDKPAGMTSFGVVARLRRVLSEQAGKKVKVGHTGTLDPFATGLMIIVTGKACKDAMRYTKLDKVYEATIRLGQISTTGDPEGEISAYDADEIPSKSTVRRTDEFARGSGCSIERFAAPSIMRVQAVLAQFTGEIKQRPPIFSAIKINGQRAYKLARDGKEVEIPERTVQIYALELLSYNYPELKVRAHVSSGTYIRSLAVDIGVALGTGAYCQKLRRTRIADYDVAAAQQLRDFGITN from the coding sequence ATGCACGATGGTATTATCTTGATAGACAAACCGGCTGGCATGACAAGCTTCGGCGTGGTAGCGCGCTTGCGGCGGGTGCTGTCGGAACAGGCGGGTAAAAAGGTAAAGGTTGGGCACACAGGCACGCTCGATCCGTTTGCGACAGGTTTGATGATCATCGTGACAGGTAAAGCGTGCAAAGATGCTATGCGCTATACAAAACTTGATAAAGTGTACGAAGCGACAATAAGGCTTGGGCAAATAAGCACAACGGGCGATCCGGAAGGAGAGATTTCGGCGTATGATGCAGATGAGATTCCCTCTAAATCAACTGTACGCCGGACGGACGAGTTTGCTCGGGGTTCAGGCTGTTCTATCGAAAGATTTGCTGCGCCGTCTATTATGCGAGTTCAAGCAGTGCTCGCGCAATTTACCGGCGAAATCAAGCAGCGTCCGCCGATCTTTAGCGCAATAAAAATTAATGGTCAGCGGGCTTATAAACTCGCCCGCGATGGCAAGGAAGTTGAGATCCCTGAACGAACTGTACAGATTTATGCACTTGAGCTGCTGTCATACAACTACCCAGAGCTTAAAGTTCGCGCGCACGTATCAAGCGGCACGTATATTCGCAGTCTGGCGGTTGATATCGGTGTAGCACTAGGAACGGGTGCATATTGCCAGAAACTACGACGGACGAGAATCGCCGATTACGACGTCGCAGCGGCGCAGCAATTGCGCGACTTTGGTATTACGAATTGA
- a CDS encoding sugar transferase, whose product MYVRFGKRVFDIIIALPALVILSPLMIGAAIWIKLDSKGSILFRQPRVGQGNVPFIVYKFRSMAQTAPSDMPTNDFKNADAYITRSGKVLRKLSIDELPQLLNVIKGDMSIVGPRPVVLTEKRLLSLRTKHGATTVKPGITGWAQINGRDELTPDKKAKLDGFYAAHISFAFDVKCILMTVWTVVSLAGHSEGYENNANKESQKLSVEK is encoded by the coding sequence ATGTATGTACGTTTTGGAAAACGAGTATTTGACATTATCATTGCGCTACCGGCACTTGTCATATTGTCTCCGCTGATGATCGGTGCAGCAATATGGATAAAACTTGACTCAAAAGGCTCAATATTGTTTCGTCAACCGCGCGTAGGTCAAGGAAATGTGCCATTCATCGTCTATAAGTTTCGCTCTATGGCACAAACTGCGCCAAGTGATATGCCGACTAATGATTTTAAGAATGCTGATGCATATATTACACGATCTGGTAAGGTTTTGCGCAAACTCTCTATTGACGAATTGCCACAACTACTCAATGTTATTAAAGGCGATATGAGCATTGTTGGCCCGCGACCAGTCGTTCTAACGGAAAAGAGACTCCTTAGTTTACGCACAAAGCATGGTGCAACAACAGTAAAACCAGGGATCACTGGTTGGGCGCAAATAAACGGTCGCGATGAACTGACACCCGACAAAAAGGCAAAGCTTGATGGATTTTATGCTGCGCATATTAGTTTTGCATTTGACGTAAAGTGTATATTGATGACAGTATGGACGGTTGTTTCGCTGGCGGGTCATTCCGAGGGGTACGAGAATAACGCAAACAAAGAAAGTCAGAAGCTAAGCGTGGAGAAGTAG
- a CDS encoding dephospho-CoA kinase encodes MSEIPANIKIIAFVGLTGSGKSEAASYVINKGYPRVYFGGVILSAMKEAGIDWSEANERAFREDIRAREGKDFVVKHIIREIHNLINAGQRHIVADGLYTWTEYKTLKREFSSALTVVAIVAPKRLRHHRLTTRPVRPLTVEEASSRDWAEIENLEKGGPIAIADYYVHNDSTIDSLHQQLDKICAIIHF; translated from the coding sequence ATGAGTGAAATTCCTGCAAACATCAAAATTATCGCGTTCGTTGGACTAACGGGTAGCGGCAAGTCCGAAGCCGCAAGCTACGTTATCAACAAAGGCTACCCGCGCGTGTACTTTGGCGGCGTTATCTTAAGCGCCATGAAGGAAGCCGGCATTGACTGGAGCGAAGCTAACGAACGCGCTTTCCGTGAAGATATTCGCGCACGCGAAGGTAAAGATTTCGTCGTAAAACACATCATTCGCGAAATTCACAATCTCATTAACGCCGGGCAACGGCACATCGTCGCTGATGGATTATATACGTGGACGGAGTATAAAACCTTAAAACGCGAATTTTCCAGCGCCCTCACCGTTGTGGCAATCGTTGCGCCAAAGCGCCTGCGCCACCATCGTCTGACAACGCGCCCCGTCCGTCCGCTTACTGTTGAAGAAGCAAGTTCGCGCGACTGGGCAGAGATTGAGAATCTTGAAAAGGGCGGCCCAATCGCTATCGCTGATTACTATGTTCATAACGACAGCACAATTGATAGTTTACACCAGCAGCTTGACAAAATTTGCGCCATTATCCATTTTTAA
- a CDS encoding glycosyltransferase family 4 protein, translated as MSKKILFTSHTANFQKFNRPFMRMLRESGWEVHYASMGEEKILDADKSFVVPFTRSPFTISNIRAYKQLKQIIDRENYDIIHTHTPVGSVVTRLAARRARSRGTRVIYTAHGFHFFTGAPLLNWLIYYPTERFMARYTDTLITINDEDYKRAKRAFKTDVRYVPGVGVDPDRFKPRLTKKQRNDLRRSLGLKPDDFVMIYPAELNKNKNQTMLIMAMEKLVATNPHIHLLLPGQDSMNGFHSKLIREKDLQNNIHLLGYRTDIPQLLMVSDLSVSASYREGLPVHIMEAMTAGLPITSTKCRGATELVEEGKNGYLVDFDDVEAMATEITKISQNGIYEFGRCSKNRSKKYQIEHIVLEMRKLYIA; from the coding sequence ATGAGTAAAAAGATTCTTTTCACATCGCATACCGCAAACTTCCAAAAATTCAACCGCCCATTTATGCGCATGCTGCGGGAGAGCGGCTGGGAAGTGCATTATGCGTCAATGGGTGAAGAAAAGATTCTAGACGCCGACAAATCGTTCGTCGTTCCGTTTACACGTAGCCCGTTTACTATTAGTAATATTCGCGCATACAAACAGCTAAAGCAAATTATTGACCGCGAAAACTACGATATTATTCACACGCACACCCCTGTCGGGAGCGTAGTGACCCGCTTGGCGGCACGACGTGCCCGTAGCCGAGGAACGCGCGTTATCTATACAGCTCATGGCTTTCATTTTTTCACGGGTGCGCCGCTACTGAATTGGCTAATCTACTATCCGACTGAGCGTTTCATGGCGCGATATACCGACACACTCATCACGATTAACGACGAGGATTATAAACGGGCGAAACGTGCATTCAAGACAGATGTCCGCTATGTGCCTGGAGTGGGAGTTGATCCTGATCGGTTCAAGCCGCGTCTTACAAAAAAACAACGCAATGACTTACGCCGATCACTCGGACTTAAGCCAGACGATTTTGTAATGATCTATCCGGCTGAACTTAATAAAAATAAAAACCAAACCATGCTCATAATGGCGATGGAAAAACTTGTCGCTACAAATCCACATATTCATCTACTCCTGCCTGGTCAAGACAGTATGAACGGTTTTCACTCAAAGCTCATTAGAGAAAAGGATTTGCAAAATAATATCCATTTGCTAGGTTATAGAACTGATATACCGCAGTTACTGATGGTATCGGATTTATCAGTATCGGCGAGTTATCGCGAAGGCTTGCCGGTGCATATTATGGAAGCGATGACGGCAGGCTTGCCGATAACTTCTACGAAGTGCCGAGGTGCTACTGAACTTGTTGAAGAGGGCAAAAATGGCTACTTGGTGGATTTTGATGATGTAGAAGCGATGGCGACTGAGATTACGAAAATATCCCAGAATGGAATATATGAATTTGGAAGATGCAGTAAGAATAGAAGTAAAAAATATCAAATTGAGCATATTGTATTAGAAATGAGGAAGTTATACATAGCATGA
- the mutM gene encoding bifunctional DNA-formamidopyrimidine glycosylase/DNA-(apurinic or apyrimidinic site) lyase, translated as MPELPEVETIRRGLNRLIVGKTIARARHYDSSKSFPNDSTTVAHFLYGAHITAVRRRAKVLLIDLDTRYTLVVHLKMTGQLVFVGAERWGGGHPTDSLIHELPDRHTRVSIDFTDNSRLFFNDLRKFGWMKLYPTAEVPDIPFMRRVGPEPLDDSCSSAVFIPRIRRRNNTTVKAAILDQSVIAGVGNIYADESLWLTRIHPAARVHVLSDRQLAALLTHIKNVLTLGIEMGGSTDKNYVDAEGNRGNYLQFAHVFRRENQPCRRHPDLTIQKIRVAGRGTHICPACQVLPLE; from the coding sequence ATGCCTGAACTGCCCGAGGTTGAGACAATTCGTCGGGGACTCAATCGATTAATTGTCGGTAAGACGATCGCGCGGGCGCGTCATTATGACTCGTCGAAAAGTTTCCCGAACGATTCAACAACGGTCGCGCACTTCCTGTACGGGGCTCATATCACAGCGGTACGGCGGCGTGCAAAAGTTTTGCTCATTGACCTAGATACACGGTATACGCTTGTCGTCCATCTAAAAATGACAGGGCAGTTAGTGTTTGTCGGCGCAGAACGCTGGGGCGGTGGTCATCCGACAGATAGTTTGATTCACGAGCTGCCCGATCGTCATACGCGCGTTAGCATTGATTTTACCGATAACTCGCGGTTGTTCTTTAATGATTTGCGCAAATTCGGCTGGATGAAGCTATACCCGACGGCAGAGGTGCCAGATATACCGTTTATGCGCCGCGTTGGTCCGGAGCCGCTTGATGATTCCTGTAGCTCTGCGGTATTTATTCCACGCATTCGACGTCGCAATAACACAACCGTTAAAGCTGCAATTCTTGACCAGTCGGTTATTGCTGGCGTCGGTAATATTTACGCTGACGAATCACTGTGGCTGACGCGTATTCATCCGGCAGCACGCGTGCACGTGCTGAGCGATAGACAGCTTGCAGCACTGCTTACGCACATTAAAAACGTTCTGACACTTGGTATTGAAATGGGCGGCAGTACCGATAAAAATTATGTTGATGCCGAAGGGAATAGGGGCAACTATTTGCAATTCGCGCATGTTTTTCGTCGCGAGAACCAACCTTGCCGGCGCCATCCTGACCTTACTATCCAAAAAATTCGCGTCGCAGGGCGCGGTACGCATATATGCCCAGCATGCCAAGTGCTTCCGTTGGAGTGA
- a CDS encoding HAD-IA family hydrolase gives MRGVIFDCFGVLCGSSFEVLAAKCQPERVKELRDLNTQADYGYISNAEYARGVAAVLGWTVDDVSATFKQARVRNEPLIAYVKQLHTDGVPLALLSNVSSGTLDELFAPGELDGMFDAKILSFAEGLTKPNPAVFTLAVERLGMPAGDCVMVDDKPENCDGAEAAGLASILHTSNTQTMAAVQAWLEVTHA, from the coding sequence ATGCGCGGCGTTATTTTCGACTGTTTCGGAGTGTTGTGCGGTAGCAGTTTTGAGGTACTGGCGGCAAAATGCCAGCCGGAGCGCGTGAAGGAACTGCGCGACCTTAATACGCAGGCAGACTACGGATATATTTCGAACGCGGAGTATGCACGAGGTGTTGCGGCAGTGCTTGGTTGGACGGTTGATGATGTTAGCGCAACGTTTAAGCAGGCACGCGTGCGTAACGAGCCGCTTATCGCATACGTGAAGCAGCTGCATACTGACGGCGTACCGCTTGCACTTTTGAGCAACGTTAGCAGCGGTACGCTGGACGAGCTATTTGCGCCAGGTGAGCTTGATGGTATGTTTGATGCAAAAATTTTATCGTTTGCCGAAGGTCTAACAAAGCCGAATCCGGCGGTATTCACGCTTGCCGTAGAGCGGCTAGGCATGCCGGCGGGCGATTGTGTAATGGTTGACGATAAGCCAGAGAACTGTGATGGTGCCGAGGCGGCGGGGCTTGCATCAATCTTGCATACATCAAACACTCAGACGATGGCAGCAGTTCAAGCATGGCTTGAGGTAACGCATGCCTGA
- a CDS encoding ImmA/IrrE family metallo-endopeptidase, protein MTTRYISPGTIEDLAEKVRKDAGLNDSEPGAVDAVKLAQFFGCEVEEVTFNPQTISARIKRDVDSARYIIQISRDDEPKRQRFSIAHEVAHLLLHDDGKESFIEWRKKLSEYGENDLYKEIQANMLSSALLMPRALVERAWKESRDIEDLASIFNVSRSAAYYRVENLGLLSGE, encoded by the coding sequence ATGACGACACGCTACATATCTCCGGGTACAATAGAAGACTTAGCAGAAAAAGTTAGGAAGGATGCGGGACTTAACGACAGCGAACCGGGGGCTGTCGATGCGGTCAAGCTAGCTCAGTTCTTTGGTTGTGAAGTCGAAGAAGTGACGTTTAACCCACAAACTATCTCTGCTCGTATAAAAAGAGATGTCGACTCTGCGCGATATATAATCCAAATTTCAAGAGATGATGAGCCAAAACGCCAGCGTTTTTCTATAGCCCATGAGGTTGCGCATCTTTTACTTCATGACGATGGAAAAGAATCATTTATTGAATGGCGCAAGAAACTTTCTGAGTATGGTGAAAACGATTTATACAAAGAGATACAAGCCAATATGCTTTCATCCGCTTTGTTGATGCCAAGAGCGCTCGTAGAGCGCGCATGGAAAGAAAGTCGCGACATTGAAGATCTGGCGAGCATATTTAATGTATCTAGATCGGCAGCATATTATAGGGTGGAGAATTTGGGATTGCTGAGCGGTGAGTAA
- a CDS encoding 30S ribosomal protein S20 has protein sequence MPLIKSAIKRMKQTAKRRERNLAIKRDVKLATKAFLANPSAESLSKAQSELDTAVKKGLLKKGTVSRRKAALVKVAKAAGVKPTAKKTTKEAPVAKPTAKKPAAKAKTATKTAATKPAAKKTKKADAKK, from the coding sequence ATGCCACTCATCAAATCAGCCATTAAACGCATGAAACAGACCGCTAAACGCCGCGAACGAAATCTCGCTATCAAGCGCGATGTTAAGCTGGCAACCAAAGCATTTCTCGCTAATCCAAGCGCTGAGAGTTTGAGTAAAGCACAGAGTGAGCTAGATACCGCTGTCAAAAAGGGTTTGTTGAAGAAAGGTACCGTAAGTCGCCGCAAAGCTGCACTCGTTAAGGTTGCGAAAGCTGCCGGCGTTAAGCCGACTGCAAAAAAGACGACAAAGGAAGCACCTGTTGCTAAACCAACCGCAAAGAAACCTGCAGCAAAAGCAAAAACGGCTACAAAGACAGCAGCCACCAAGCCAGCTGCAAAGAAGACGAAAAAAGCTGACGCGAAAAAATAA
- a CDS encoding serine protease — MKPESIPEQLMYSTVRLKTESGCGTGSYFNYKIGNCNITVIITNKHVVNDNEHEKVTFLVHTKDNNGHLSGNVKIQYDANWIFHEDKDICFCYVNPIFEKVKSEYHKEVFCITNDAELIPSQKELEELDALEELVMVGYPIGLWDQVNNFPIFRKGFTACHPRNDFNQKGIGLVDMACFPGSSGSPIYIFNNSGYSDKRGTVHIGSPRFFLIGYLFAGPQYTANGSLITETIPTRYNIMPSTPIMVNLGYYVKSAEILSFIDRIKQDYYTSNLKVSSEQISICTGGID; from the coding sequence ATGAAGCCTGAAAGTATTCCGGAACAGTTGATGTACAGCACAGTTAGATTAAAAACTGAATCGGGGTGTGGAACGGGTTCCTATTTCAACTATAAAATAGGAAATTGTAACATTACAGTTATTATCACCAACAAACATGTAGTCAATGACAACGAGCATGAGAAAGTAACTTTTCTTGTTCATACAAAAGATAACAACGGTCATCTGTCTGGAAATGTTAAAATTCAATATGATGCTAATTGGATTTTTCATGAGGATAAAGATATATGTTTTTGTTATGTAAATCCGATTTTCGAAAAAGTTAAAAGTGAATACCATAAAGAAGTTTTTTGTATTACAAATGATGCTGAATTAATTCCAAGTCAGAAAGAGCTTGAAGAGTTAGACGCTTTAGAAGAGCTAGTTATGGTTGGCTACCCAATTGGACTATGGGATCAAGTAAACAATTTTCCTATATTTAGAAAGGGATTTACAGCTTGCCATCCACGGAACGATTTCAACCAAAAAGGAATAGGATTAGTTGATATGGCGTGTTTCCCAGGTTCATCAGGCTCACCCATTTATATATTTAATAATAGTGGATATAGTGATAAGAGAGGAACTGTACATATAGGTTCGCCAAGATTTTTTCTTATCGGTTATCTGTTTGCAGGACCACAGTATACTGCTAATGGTTCATTAATAACTGAGACAATACCTACACGGTATAATATTATGCCCAGTACGCCAATAATGGTTAATCTAGGGTATTATGTCAAATCAGCTGAAATTCTATCATTTATAGATCGTATAAAACAAGATTATTACACTAGTAACCTAAAGGTTAGTAGTGAACAAATCTCAATTTGTACAGGGGGCATTGATTAG
- the polA gene encoding DNA polymerase I: protein MTKRLVIIDGKSVFYRGYYAMPNLSTADGTPTGGVYGFAALSLELIRQIQPDYVCVAWDKPKTNIRKRLEIYPEYKAGRKPAPPDFYAQIPILHELLDAFGWPLYEFDDYEADDIMATLDRQAEARGNIETYLITSDLDALQILDDNTFLYALKKGVSNIDKFDVAEFEARYSIRIDQFLDLKSLKGDASDNIPGVAGVGEKTATQLLQQFDTLDGIYEHLDDVKESVRKKLIAGKDSAYMSKRLAALMFDAPVALDLPAMDIARLDTAKLKAMLVKLEFRSLLRKLPDAMKDKDNAPTMPALDTNDIEEIEPGTAQAVLIMAPELVVWADGDNVWLSHERTKAACLTRVDAAKILVHVPMIGHDVKMFLKQLLADGITTLPKVQHDTAQGSFLLNPLRKSRRLEDLVGLESIDSPQSAVRAIWALYDEQRQAFEALPDLSRVAHEMDFPLIAILARMEHQGIRLDAGVLDAMNTKLTREIADIQAQVHDMVGYEFNVSSPMQLSEALFTKLQLPTVGIKKGRTGYSTGQKELDKLRGQHPIVELVERYRELAKLQNTYVTTLPQQADERGYVHTTFNQDVVATGRLSSTDPNLQNIPIRTALGRHIRDAFVPADGNMFVNADYSQFELRLAAVMAGEQSMIDDFNSDTDIHAKTAAEVYGVPLDDVTPAQRRRAKVVNFGVLYGMGQHGLAAAAHMSYAEAQHFIDEYYRMHPNLKAYMENTIQKAHDDGFVETLFGRRRWTPDVKSSNFAVRNAAERAAANMPIQGTEADLMKLAMIKVQQLLDRDYPKARQILQIHDSILVECPRTETKAIAALLVDAMEQVYPKLGVRLRVDVKIGVHWGDV, encoded by the coding sequence ATGACGAAACGCTTAGTAATTATTGACGGCAAAAGCGTATTTTATCGCGGTTACTATGCGATGCCGAATCTGTCAACGGCGGACGGTACGCCGACGGGCGGCGTGTACGGATTTGCGGCGCTGAGCCTTGAGCTGATTCGACAGATCCAGCCCGATTACGTATGCGTGGCATGGGATAAGCCGAAAACAAATATTCGTAAGCGTCTCGAAATCTACCCCGAGTACAAAGCCGGGCGTAAGCCGGCGCCACCAGATTTTTACGCGCAAATTCCGATTTTGCATGAACTGCTTGATGCGTTTGGCTGGCCGCTCTACGAATTTGACGATTACGAAGCGGATGATATTATGGCAACGCTTGATCGCCAGGCAGAGGCGCGCGGCAATATTGAGACCTATTTAATTACAAGCGACTTAGATGCGCTGCAGATTTTGGACGATAATACGTTTTTGTATGCATTAAAAAAAGGCGTGTCAAACATTGATAAATTCGATGTGGCAGAATTTGAAGCGCGCTACAGTATTCGAATTGATCAATTTCTTGACTTAAAGAGCCTAAAAGGCGACGCCAGCGACAATATCCCTGGTGTCGCAGGCGTTGGCGAAAAGACGGCGACACAGCTATTGCAGCAATTTGATACACTCGACGGCATTTACGAGCATCTTGATGACGTGAAGGAAAGTGTGCGCAAGAAATTAATTGCAGGCAAAGATTCGGCGTATATGAGTAAGCGGCTTGCAGCGTTAATGTTTGATGCACCGGTGGCACTGGATCTGCCAGCGATGGATATCGCGCGACTTGATACAGCAAAGTTGAAAGCGATGTTAGTGAAATTGGAATTCCGCAGTTTGCTGCGAAAATTGCCAGATGCTATGAAAGATAAAGATAATGCGCCAACAATGCCTGCACTCGACACAAATGATATTGAAGAAATCGAACCAGGCACAGCGCAGGCGGTTTTGATAATGGCGCCGGAATTAGTAGTCTGGGCTGACGGCGATAACGTATGGCTTAGCCACGAGCGTACTAAAGCTGCGTGTCTCACTCGCGTTGATGCGGCGAAAATCCTTGTTCACGTACCGATGATTGGGCATGATGTAAAAATGTTTTTAAAGCAATTGCTTGCCGATGGAATCACAACGTTACCAAAAGTACAACATGATACAGCACAAGGTTCGTTTCTCCTGAATCCGTTGCGAAAATCACGTCGACTGGAAGATCTCGTTGGGCTAGAGTCAATTGATAGCCCTCAAAGCGCAGTTCGCGCGATCTGGGCGTTGTACGATGAACAGCGGCAAGCATTTGAAGCGTTGCCTGACTTGTCGCGCGTAGCGCATGAGATGGACTTTCCGCTCATTGCAATCCTGGCGCGCATGGAGCATCAAGGGATTCGTTTAGATGCGGGTGTGCTTGATGCGATGAATACAAAATTAACTCGCGAAATTGCAGACATACAAGCGCAGGTGCATGATATGGTCGGCTACGAATTTAATGTTTCCAGTCCAATGCAGTTGTCTGAGGCATTGTTTACAAAATTACAACTGCCAACTGTCGGGATTAAAAAAGGACGCACGGGATATAGTACTGGGCAAAAAGAATTAGATAAATTGCGCGGGCAGCATCCAATTGTTGAGCTGGTTGAACGCTACCGCGAGCTAGCAAAATTACAGAATACGTATGTTACGACGTTGCCGCAGCAGGCTGACGAGCGCGGCTATGTGCATACAACATTTAACCAAGATGTTGTGGCGACGGGGCGTCTGAGCAGTACCGACCCGAATCTGCAGAATATTCCAATCCGTACGGCGCTTGGACGACACATTCGCGATGCATTTGTGCCGGCAGACGGAAATATGTTCGTAAACGCCGATTATTCACAGTTTGAACTGCGTCTTGCGGCGGTGATGGCGGGCGAGCAGAGCATGATAGACGATTTCAATAGCGATACTGACATTCACGCCAAAACTGCTGCCGAAGTGTACGGTGTACCGCTTGATGACGTGACGCCCGCGCAGCGCCGGCGCGCTAAAGTAGTAAACTTCGGTGTGCTATACGGTATGGGGCAGCATGGGCTAGCGGCAGCGGCGCACATGAGTTACGCTGAGGCGCAGCATTTTATCGACGAGTACTACCGTATGCATCCGAATCTGAAAGCATATATGGAAAATACGATTCAAAAGGCGCACGACGACGGTTTTGTTGAGACGCTGTTTGGGCGCCGCCGCTGGACGCCCGATGTGAAGTCGAGTAATTTTGCTGTACGTAATGCGGCAGAGCGTGCTGCTGCAAATATGCCAATTCAGGGCACGGAAGCTGATCTAATGAAACTTGCGATGATAAAAGTACAACAGTTACTTGACCGCGATTACCCCAAGGCGCGGCAAATCCTGCAAATTCACGATAGTATCTTAGTCGAATGTCCGCGCACTGAGACGAAAGCAATTGCGGCACTTCTGGTTGATGCGATGGAGCAGGTCTATCCCAAACTTGGCGTTCGCTTGCGGGTTGATGTGAAAATTGGCGTGCATTGGGGTGATGTGTAG